The Desulfomicrobium orale DSM 12838 genome includes a window with the following:
- the mqnB gene encoding futalosine hydrolase — protein MIILACATERELREMLAGLEKPVENGAVRVAGCRILPCVTGVGPVAAGISAGEALARHPEATGMINAGICGSFDPERFPLGGICVARKEVWPEYGVRTDVETTPLDYPMFPDMELDAANELRLDPVFCAGEMNLRLPEAWSQGVSLTVAGVSGCPGRADFLRERYGAATENMEGFALALAARRRGIPFLEIRTVSNLAGERDKKKWNFRQAFASLRSVLPMMLEGA, from the coding sequence ATGATCATCCTCGCCTGCGCCACGGAACGGGAACTCCGGGAGATGCTGGCCGGGCTGGAAAAGCCCGTGGAAAACGGTGCTGTACGCGTGGCCGGCTGCCGCATCCTCCCCTGCGTCACGGGCGTGGGGCCTGTCGCTGCGGGGATCAGCGCGGGAGAGGCGCTGGCCCGGCATCCGGAGGCTACAGGCATGATCAATGCGGGCATCTGCGGCAGTTTCGATCCGGAACGCTTCCCTCTGGGCGGAATATGCGTGGCCCGGAAAGAAGTCTGGCCGGAGTACGGCGTGCGCACGGATGTGGAAACAACACCTCTCGATTACCCGATGTTTCCGGATATGGAACTCGATGCGGCCAACGAGCTGCGCCTTGATCCGGTATTCTGCGCCGGAGAAATGAACCTTCGCCTGCCGGAAGCCTGGAGCCAGGGCGTGAGTCTGACCGTGGCCGGGGTGAGCGGCTGCCCCGGCCGTGCGGATTTTCTGCGCGAGCGGTACGGTGCGGCCACGGAAAACATGGAAGGGTTCGCCCTGGCCCTTGCCGCGCGGCGGCGGGGGATTCCGTTTCTGGAAATCCGCACCGTCTCCAACCTTGCGGGAGAGCGGGACAAAAAGAAGTGGAATTTCCGGCAGGCCTTCGCCTCTCTCCGGAGTGTTTTGCCCATGATGCTGGAGGGCGCATGA
- a CDS encoding 1,4-dihydroxy-6-naphthoate synthase encodes MKVLSVAVSPCPNDTFIFGPWALGFTPHPAGRDSRFFWHDVQELNQGALTGTWDVTKVSAATALRLGATHGILSCGGAFGLEHGPKLVVRSGWRGTPQTIAVPGLDTTAMLVLKAALSHPFTPIPMVFDRIVDAVLAGRADAGLLIHETALVYGRYGLDLLLDLGAWWREHTDGLPLPLGCIVIRRALGAGLRETVEECIRSAILFAREHPQAVRPLVAALARELDAATLDQHIAAYVNDFSLDMDTSGKAALDTLQTFRNRP; translated from the coding sequence ATGAAAGTCCTGTCCGTGGCCGTGTCCCCCTGCCCCAACGACACCTTTATTTTCGGCCCTTGGGCGCTGGGCTTTACGCCGCATCCGGCCGGACGGGACAGCCGTTTTTTCTGGCATGACGTTCAGGAACTGAACCAGGGGGCTCTGACCGGCACCTGGGATGTGACCAAGGTCAGCGCGGCCACGGCCCTGCGCCTTGGCGCCACGCACGGGATTCTCTCCTGCGGCGGGGCCTTCGGGCTGGAGCACGGCCCCAAGCTGGTGGTCCGTTCCGGCTGGCGGGGAACGCCCCAGACCATCGCCGTGCCCGGTCTGGATACCACGGCCATGCTGGTGCTGAAGGCCGCTTTGTCCCATCCCTTCACACCCATACCCATGGTTTTCGACCGCATTGTGGACGCGGTGCTCGCAGGTCGGGCCGACGCGGGTCTGCTCATTCACGAAACGGCCCTGGTGTATGGCCGTTACGGGCTGGATCTGCTGCTGGATCTGGGCGCATGGTGGCGCGAGCATACGGACGGCCTGCCCTTGCCGCTGGGATGCATCGTGATCCGTCGCGCTCTCGGAGCCGGATTGCGGGAGACCGTCGAAGAATGCATCCGGTCCGCCATTCTCTTTGCCCGAGAACATCCCCAGGCCGTGAGGCCTCTGGTGGCGGCCCTGGCCAGAGAGCTTGACGCCGCCACGCTGGACCAACATATTGCCGCTTACGTCAACGATTTCAGCCTGGATATGGACACCAGCGGCAAGGCCGCTCTCGATACGCTGCAAACTTTTCGGAACCGCCCATGA
- the hemL gene encoding glutamate-1-semialdehyde 2,1-aminomutase — MSVSQELFQQAARVIPGGVNSPVRACKSVQCEPLFIASAQGSRLTTEDGREMIDFVMSWGPMLLGHNHPEVATAIAAAAAKGTSFGAPCRLEVELAQAVVDAVPGIDMVRMVNSGTEATMSALRLARGYTGRNGVIKFHGGYHGHADSFLASAGSGVATQSIPGTPGVPEDVVRHTHLAHYNDLEAVRRIFETCGDVAAVIVEPVAGNMGLVPPAPGFLEGLRALTREHGALLIFDEVITGFRVSFGGAQAAFGIEPDLTCLGKIIGGGLPVGAYGGRREIMEKIAPSGTVYQAGTLSGNPLAMAAGLATLRLLAGQDYAGLAARTEVFSLELENILRGKGLPVWRNQIASLFTIFFTEMPVTDFPSAQKGDARLFASFYRQMRERGVYLAPSGFECAFTSFVHSEQDLERALDAARAARF; from the coding sequence ATGAGCGTTTCACAGGAGCTTTTCCAGCAGGCGGCGCGAGTCATTCCCGGCGGTGTGAACAGTCCGGTGCGGGCGTGCAAAAGCGTGCAGTGCGAGCCGCTGTTCATCGCCTCGGCCCAAGGTAGCAGGCTGACCACCGAGGACGGCCGGGAAATGATCGATTTCGTCATGTCCTGGGGTCCCATGCTGCTTGGGCACAATCATCCGGAAGTGGCCACGGCCATTGCCGCCGCGGCCGCCAAAGGCACCAGCTTCGGCGCGCCGTGCCGTCTGGAGGTGGAGCTGGCCCAGGCCGTGGTGGACGCCGTGCCGGGCATCGACATGGTCCGCATGGTCAACTCCGGGACCGAAGCGACCATGAGCGCACTGCGTCTGGCCCGGGGCTACACCGGCCGAAACGGCGTGATCAAATTTCACGGCGGCTACCACGGCCATGCCGACTCCTTTCTGGCCAGCGCGGGCTCCGGAGTGGCCACGCAGTCCATTCCGGGAACTCCGGGAGTTCCCGAAGACGTGGTCCGGCATACGCATCTGGCGCACTACAACGACCTGGAAGCGGTCCGCCGTATTTTCGAAACCTGCGGGGATGTGGCCGCCGTCATTGTCGAGCCCGTGGCCGGGAACATGGGCCTGGTTCCGCCTGCGCCCGGATTTCTGGAAGGCCTGCGCGCTCTGACCAGGGAACACGGCGCTCTGCTCATTTTCGATGAAGTCATCACCGGGTTTCGGGTCAGTTTCGGCGGAGCGCAGGCCGCCTTCGGCATCGAGCCGGACTTGACCTGTCTGGGCAAGATCATCGGCGGCGGATTGCCTGTGGGCGCTTACGGCGGCAGGCGGGAGATCATGGAAAAGATCGCGCCCAGCGGTACCGTGTATCAGGCCGGGACTCTTTCGGGCAATCCGCTGGCCATGGCCGCTGGCCTTGCCACCCTCAGGCTGCTGGCCGGGCAGGATTACGCGGGTCTTGCGGCGCGCACGGAGGTGTTTTCCCTCGAACTGGAGAACATCCTGCGCGGCAAGGGCCTGCCCGTATGGCGGAATCAGATCGCGTCACTGTTCACCATTTTCTTCACGGAGATGCCGGTGACGGATTTTCCCTCGGCCCAAAAAGGGGACGCCCGGCTTTTCGCATCCTTCTACCGCCAGATGCGGGAGCGGGGCGTATATCTCGCTCCATCCGGATTCGAATGCGCCTTTACCTCCTTCGTCCATTCGGAACAGGATCTGGAGCGTGCACTGGATGCGGCCCGCGCGGCGCGCTTCTGA
- a CDS encoding cytochrome c3 family protein, with protein sequence MKKSLLTGLACAALLSFAAAPMLSAADAPGDDYVITAPEGMKVKEKDGKPGKLQKAVPFPHSKHASVECAECHHTMEKDGGAIKKCTTSGCHDSLEFRDKANAKDIKLVENAYHKQCIDCHKNLKKEKKPTGPTACGKCHTK encoded by the coding sequence ATGAAAAAATCACTGTTGACAGGCTTGGCCTGCGCGGCGCTGCTGTCTTTTGCCGCCGCCCCCATGCTGTCCGCCGCTGATGCTCCCGGCGACGATTATGTCATCACCGCGCCCGAGGGCATGAAGGTCAAGGAGAAAGACGGCAAGCCCGGAAAATTGCAGAAGGCGGTGCCGTTTCCGCATTCCAAACATGCGTCCGTTGAGTGTGCCGAATGTCATCACACCATGGAAAAGGACGGGGGGGCCATCAAGAAGTGTACGACTTCCGGCTGTCATGACTCTCTGGAGTTTCGGGACAAGGCCAATGCCAAGGACATCAAGCTGGTGGAAAACGCTTACCACAAGCAATGTATCGACTGTCACAAGAATCTGAAGAAGGAAAAGAAGCCCACCGGCCCCACCGCCTGTGGCAAGTGTCACACGAAGTAG
- a CDS encoding DUF4850 domain-containing protein, giving the protein MRCVSLFVLWLVLLLVPAGVFGGEEDDRVFRFTLTPWTEPGLSAPEAIGQLVLRDGVTVPAFVLSVDDAAEDGLVRRKPERMSLDAAVKVQFAARLAAYYTGYWGREGWLLAPATWRLMRAQAGMNGSAVFVFAPPRGETGFLSFQSTGACAGCAAMEASLYFPDIRAQVEEEYGMAYTSSEPPLDSIVDIRPHTRAWRVVLGGRNIDGITFYNGDSDDPFFTWSVSLPDQDGDLATPVLNWLLPPQK; this is encoded by the coding sequence ATGCGGTGTGTTTCACTTTTTGTGTTGTGGCTTGTGCTTCTTTTGGTTCCGGCCGGAGTTTTCGGCGGAGAAGAGGACGACAGGGTTTTCCGTTTTACCCTCACACCCTGGACCGAGCCGGGCCTGTCCGCGCCCGAGGCCATCGGCCAGCTGGTTCTCCGGGACGGAGTGACGGTGCCTGCGTTCGTTCTTTCCGTGGATGACGCTGCAGAAGACGGCCTGGTCCGCCGGAAACCGGAACGCATGAGCCTTGACGCCGCCGTCAAGGTGCAGTTCGCCGCACGCCTGGCCGCGTATTACACCGGCTACTGGGGCAGGGAGGGCTGGCTTCTTGCGCCCGCGACCTGGAGGCTGATGCGCGCCCAGGCGGGAATGAACGGGTCCGCCGTTTTCGTATTCGCGCCGCCCAGAGGCGAGACGGGTTTTCTGTCTTTTCAGAGCACCGGGGCATGCGCGGGCTGCGCGGCGATGGAGGCCAGCCTCTATTTCCCGGATATCCGGGCTCAGGTGGAAGAAGAATACGGCATGGCTTATACATCTTCCGAGCCGCCGCTGGACTCCATCGTCGATATCCGGCCTCACACCAGGGCCTGGCGCGTCGTGCTCGGCGGGAGAAATATCGACGGCATTACATTCTACAATGGGGACAGCGACGATCCTTTTTTTACCTGGAGCGTGAGCCTGCCGGATCAGGACGGGGATCTGGCCACGCCGGTTCTGAACTGGCTGTTGCCGCCCCAAAAGTAG
- a CDS encoding phosphoribosylformylglycinamidine synthase subunit PurS, which produces MPVRVEVALRPAVTDTQGNKTAHKIRHELGLAVDRVRIIRVYTIEGLSTAQMEEAMAACALHDPVLHEARMTPLAGNFDWIIEVGFRPGVTDNEGRTAGEVLRTVLGLSGRDVAVYTSTQYLIDARLDREQVERIARDLLANELIQRFQIADRNAWAARPGFPARTAAVTGAASAEVAVVDLHALDDDGLMRLSREGVLALNLEEMRRIRDYYAEPATRARRETLGLPGAPTDAELECLAQTWSEHCKHKIFSARIEYEDRAAGMSSVIDSLYKTCIQGSTRLLRERMGAEDFCLSVFRDNAGVIRFSDDMNVCIKVETHNSPSALDPYGGALTGIVGVNRDPMGTGLGANLLCNTNVFCFASPFHDAPLPPRLLHPRRVFEGVREGVEHGGNKSGIPTVNGAIVFHERFLGKPLVFCGTVGTMPRLAAGRPSHQKKALPGDRIVMAGGRIGKDGIHGATFSSEELHEGSPATAVQIGDPITQRKMYDFLMRARDLGLYNAITDNGAGGLSSSVGEMAQDCGGCDMDLARAPLKYDGLRPWEILVSEAQERMTLAVPPKHLDEFMALAAEMDVEATDLGEFTDSGYLHVRHGDRVVADLDMAFLHDGAPQLRLKAVWDGPSGGIGENAEHISDHQAFLHDMLGRLNICSREYVIRQYDHEVQGGSVIKPLVGARNDGPADAAVIRPDLGSPRALVIAAGICPKLSDLDTYWMMACAIDEAVRNAVATGADIRYMAGVDNFCWCDPVQSEKTPDGHHKLAQLVRANQALSHYCLAYGVPCISGKDSMKNDYTGGGAKISIPPTVLFSVLGVIDDCSKTMTSDFKAPGELIYVLGLTGNEMGGSEYAGALGLGGQVPQVDALSARLRYERMFMAVREGLVTAAHDISDGGLAVALAEMALAGRTGACVDAAKAPHLDCSVEQILYSESASRFVVTVREGDRAAFENLFAGDFLGCLGHTTDDEHLTIGAGEKELLRVHVEALAASWKKTLDF; this is translated from the coding sequence ATGCCCGTCCGCGTCGAAGTGGCCTTGCGTCCGGCAGTGACCGACACCCAGGGGAACAAGACCGCCCATAAGATCCGGCACGAGCTGGGGCTGGCCGTGGACCGGGTGCGCATCATCCGGGTGTACACCATCGAGGGGCTGAGCACGGCCCAGATGGAGGAAGCCATGGCGGCCTGCGCCCTGCACGACCCGGTGCTGCACGAGGCCCGCATGACCCCTCTGGCCGGGAACTTCGACTGGATCATCGAGGTGGGGTTCCGCCCCGGCGTCACGGACAACGAGGGCCGCACGGCCGGGGAAGTCCTGCGCACGGTGCTCGGACTCTCCGGGCGGGACGTGGCCGTGTACACTTCGACCCAGTATCTGATTGACGCCCGTCTGGACCGGGAACAGGTGGAGCGCATTGCCAGGGATCTGCTGGCCAACGAGCTGATCCAGCGTTTCCAGATCGCGGACCGGAACGCCTGGGCGGCCCGCCCCGGCTTCCCGGCCCGTACCGCCGCCGTGACCGGCGCGGCCTCCGCCGAGGTCGCCGTGGTGGATTTGCACGCTCTGGATGACGACGGCCTCATGCGCCTGTCCAGAGAAGGCGTGCTGGCTCTCAATCTGGAGGAAATGCGCCGCATCCGCGATTATTACGCCGAGCCCGCCACCAGGGCCCGCCGCGAGACCCTAGGGCTGCCCGGCGCTCCCACTGACGCGGAACTGGAATGTCTGGCCCAGACCTGGTCCGAGCACTGCAAGCACAAGATCTTCAGCGCCCGCATCGAATACGAGGACCGCGCCGCGGGTATGTCTTCTGTCATCGACAGCCTGTACAAGACCTGCATTCAGGGCAGCACCAGGCTGCTGCGCGAACGCATGGGCGCGGAGGACTTCTGTCTGTCGGTTTTCAGGGACAATGCGGGTGTGATTCGTTTCAGCGACGACATGAACGTCTGTATCAAGGTCGAGACCCACAACAGCCCCTCTGCCCTGGACCCTTACGGCGGAGCCTTGACCGGCATCGTGGGCGTGAACCGCGACCCCATGGGTACGGGCCTGGGAGCCAATCTTCTGTGCAACACCAACGTGTTCTGCTTTGCCTCGCCCTTTCACGATGCCCCGCTGCCGCCCAGACTGCTGCACCCGCGCCGGGTGTTTGAAGGCGTGCGTGAGGGCGTGGAGCACGGCGGCAACAAATCCGGCATTCCCACCGTGAACGGGGCCATTGTCTTTCATGAGCGCTTCCTGGGCAAACCTCTGGTTTTCTGCGGCACCGTCGGCACCATGCCGCGTCTGGCGGCGGGGCGGCCCAGTCATCAGAAGAAAGCCTTGCCCGGCGACCGCATCGTCATGGCCGGAGGACGCATCGGCAAGGACGGCATCCACGGCGCGACTTTTTCCTCTGAGGAACTGCACGAAGGCTCTCCGGCCACGGCCGTGCAGATCGGCGACCCCATCACCCAGCGCAAAATGTACGACTTTCTGATGCGGGCCAGGGATCTGGGCCTCTACAACGCCATCACCGACAACGGCGCGGGCGGACTCAGTTCTTCAGTGGGAGAAATGGCCCAGGACTGCGGCGGATGCGACATGGATCTGGCCCGGGCGCCCCTCAAGTACGACGGCCTGCGGCCCTGGGAGATTCTGGTTTCCGAGGCTCAGGAGCGCATGACCCTGGCCGTACCCCCGAAGCATCTGGATGAATTCATGGCTCTGGCGGCGGAAATGGATGTGGAGGCCACGGATCTGGGCGAGTTCACCGATTCCGGCTATCTGCACGTGCGCCACGGCGACCGCGTCGTGGCCGATCTGGATATGGCCTTCCTGCACGACGGCGCTCCGCAGCTGCGGCTTAAGGCCGTGTGGGACGGCCCGTCAGGCGGGATCGGGGAGAACGCTGAGCATATCTCCGACCATCAGGCCTTTCTGCACGACATGCTCGGCAGGCTGAACATCTGCTCGCGCGAGTATGTCATCCGCCAGTACGACCACGAGGTGCAGGGCGGCAGCGTCATCAAACCTCTTGTCGGCGCCCGGAACGACGGTCCTGCCGACGCGGCCGTGATCCGCCCCGATCTGGGCAGCCCGAGGGCTCTGGTCATTGCGGCGGGCATCTGCCCCAAACTGAGCGATCTGGATACCTACTGGATGATGGCCTGCGCCATTGACGAAGCCGTGCGCAATGCCGTGGCCACGGGTGCGGACATCCGTTACATGGCCGGAGTGGACAATTTCTGCTGGTGCGATCCGGTGCAGTCCGAGAAAACGCCCGACGGCCACCATAAGCTGGCTCAGCTGGTCCGCGCCAACCAGGCCCTCAGCCATTACTGTCTGGCCTACGGAGTGCCCTGCATCTCCGGCAAGGACTCCATGAAAAACGACTACACCGGAGGCGGCGCGAAGATCTCCATTCCGCCCACGGTACTGTTTTCGGTTCTGGGGGTCATCGATGACTGCTCCAAAACCATGACTTCGGATTTCAAGGCTCCCGGCGAGCTGATCTATGTTCTCGGGCTGACCGGAAACGAGATGGGCGGCTCGGAATACGCCGGGGCCCTCGGCCTGGGAGGGCAAGTCCCGCAGGTGGATGCCCTGTCCGCGCGTCTCCGTTACGAGCGGATGTTCATGGCCGTCCGGGAAGGGCTCGTCACTGCGGCCCACGACATTTCCGATGGCGGTCTGGCGGTGGCCCTGGCGGAAATGGCTCTGGCCGGACGCACGGGAGCATGTGTGGACGCGGCGAAAGCGCCGCATCTGGACTGCTCGGTGGAACAGATTCTCTACAGCGAATCGGCCAGCCGGTTCGTAGTCACGGTCAGGGAAGGTGACCGGGCGGCGTTCGAGAATCTTTTCGCCGGGGATTTTCTGGGTTGCCTGGGACATACCACGGACGACGAGCACCTGACCATCGGCGCGGGAGAGAAAGAACTCCTGCGTGTTCATGTGGAAGCGCTGGCCGCTTCCTGGAAGAAGACGCTGGATTTCTAG
- a CDS encoding nucleotide sugar dehydrogenase yields the protein MISFEDIVSGKSAVAVVGLGYVGLPLAVALSRHFRVIGFDISEGRVAELRRGEDSTREVEPAALAEAKVSYTSDPAQLAQAGVIVVAVPTPIDGNRKPDLRPVVGASSTVGAHMSAGAVVVYESTVYPGLTEEICVPILEERSGLTCGKDFTVGYSPERINPGDRVHTLERIVKVVSGQDEPTADLLARLYGTIITAGIHRASSIKVAEAAKVIENTQRDLNIALMNELALIFDRMNIDTTEVLQAAGTKWNFLPFKPGLVGGHCIGVDPYYLTFKAESMGFHPQVILAGRRINDGMGKFIAEKTVKAMINAGCQVKGARIGLLGLTFKEDVPDLRNSKVEDILRELHDYHVEVLVHDPLADPEEARKEYGVILQPLTALRDLDALILAVSHAEFARMDAAALQAMFRCPEAGIVMDVKGCLDKTSLSGLTYWRL from the coding sequence ATGATCAGTTTCGAAGACATCGTTTCGGGCAAATCCGCCGTGGCCGTGGTCGGCCTCGGTTATGTGGGATTGCCTCTGGCCGTGGCCTTGAGCCGGCATTTCCGGGTCATCGGGTTCGACATTTCGGAAGGACGCGTCGCCGAGCTGCGCCGGGGCGAGGATTCCACGCGCGAGGTGGAGCCCGCCGCGTTGGCGGAAGCGAAAGTCAGCTATACCAGCGATCCTGCTCAGCTGGCCCAGGCCGGGGTCATTGTGGTGGCCGTGCCCACGCCCATCGACGGTAACCGCAAGCCCGACCTGCGCCCCGTGGTGGGCGCGAGTTCCACCGTGGGCGCGCACATGTCCGCCGGGGCTGTGGTGGTCTATGAATCCACCGTGTATCCCGGCCTGACCGAGGAAATCTGCGTGCCCATCCTGGAAGAACGCTCAGGTCTGACCTGCGGGAAGGATTTTACCGTGGGTTATTCGCCGGAGCGGATCAATCCCGGCGACCGGGTGCATACGCTGGAGCGCATCGTCAAGGTGGTGTCGGGGCAGGACGAACCCACAGCGGATCTGCTGGCCCGGCTCTACGGGACCATCATCACGGCGGGAATTCACCGCGCTTCCAGCATCAAAGTGGCCGAGGCGGCCAAGGTCATCGAGAACACCCAGCGGGACCTGAACATCGCTCTCATGAACGAACTGGCCCTCATTTTCGACCGCATGAACATCGACACCACGGAGGTGCTCCAGGCTGCGGGCACCAAATGGAACTTTCTGCCCTTCAAGCCGGGTCTGGTGGGAGGACACTGCATCGGCGTGGATCCCTACTATCTGACCTTCAAGGCCGAATCCATGGGCTTTCATCCCCAGGTCATCCTGGCGGGCCGCCGCATCAACGACGGCATGGGCAAATTCATCGCGGAAAAGACCGTGAAGGCCATGATCAACGCCGGATGCCAGGTGAAAGGCGCGCGTATCGGCCTGCTGGGGCTGACCTTCAAGGAGGATGTGCCGGATCTGCGCAACAGCAAGGTGGAGGATATTCTGCGCGAACTCCATGACTATCATGTGGAGGTGCTGGTCCATGACCCTCTGGCCGATCCGGAAGAGGCCAGGAAGGAATACGGAGTGATCCTGCAGCCCCTGACGGCGCTGCGCGATCTGGACGCCTTGATTCTGGCCGTGTCGCACGCGGAATTCGCGCGCATGGATGCGGCCGCGCTGCAGGCCATGTTCCGGTGCCCTGAAGCCGGAATCGTCATGGATGTGAAAGGATGCCTGGACAAGACGTCTCTCTCGGGGCTGACCTACTGGCGGCTGTAA
- a CDS encoding Lrp/AsnC family transcriptional regulator, producing the protein MDFTETERRILRIVQDTLPDSATPFADIAAQVGSTEEEVLDLLERLKKGGQIRRFGATLRHQQAGYGFNAMVAWYVEDGVDIDEVGRIMAKRPEISHCYLRRNCMDWPYNVYTMIHGKSREDCMRVVEELCRQTGVTQYDTLFSHKELKKTSMQYF; encoded by the coding sequence GTGGATTTTACCGAAACAGAACGCAGAATTCTGCGTATCGTTCAGGACACCCTGCCCGACAGCGCCACTCCCTTCGCGGATATCGCTGCTCAGGTGGGCAGCACCGAGGAAGAGGTGCTGGATCTTCTGGAGCGGCTCAAAAAAGGCGGGCAGATCCGCCGCTTCGGGGCCACGCTGCGCCACCAGCAGGCGGGCTACGGCTTCAACGCCATGGTGGCCTGGTATGTGGAGGACGGCGTCGATATCGATGAAGTGGGGCGGATCATGGCCAAACGGCCGGAGATCTCGCATTGCTACCTGCGGCGCAACTGCATGGACTGGCCGTACAATGTCTACACCATGATCCACGGGAAAAGCCGCGAGGACTGCATGCGCGTGGTGGAGGAATTGTGCCGGCAGACGGGCGTGACACAGTACGACACCCTCTTCAGCCACAAGGAACTGAAGAAAACATCCATGCAATATTTCTGA
- a CDS encoding polyprenyl synthetase family protein codes for MNNGIAQLKTAFLNELPAIDRAIQASIRELPPLVRPVAEHVMNAGGKRLRPMLTILFARAANFQGEAPHSLACALEFLHSATLMHDDILDNAELRRGRPAAHTLFGVPATILAGDALLALANEIVACSGNPALTSCISRAIMRTAAGEIMEIAMLRNPGVTRQEYIEIITGKTAYLIQAACEFGVIVAGGDEEARSRARLFGLNLGIAFQLVDDALDYTSAAETSGKPLGGDLREGKYTLPLLLYLESLPAARRGVLVEELSGADLPGTRQDAIVADVAGGGFAEKTRQEAGMYLDHARRALEGFPASSEKDILLAMADFVLIREK; via the coding sequence ATGAACAATGGCATCGCACAGCTTAAGACCGCTTTTCTGAACGAACTTCCCGCCATTGACCGCGCCATCCAGGCCAGCATCCGGGAGCTTCCGCCCCTGGTCCGGCCTGTGGCGGAGCACGTCATGAATGCCGGAGGCAAACGCCTGAGGCCCATGCTGACCATTCTTTTCGCCCGGGCCGCAAATTTTCAGGGGGAGGCCCCGCACTCCCTGGCCTGTGCCCTGGAGTTTCTGCATTCGGCCACCCTCATGCACGACGATATTCTGGACAACGCCGAACTGCGCCGGGGGCGGCCCGCCGCGCACACCCTGTTCGGTGTGCCCGCCACCATCCTGGCCGGAGACGCGCTGCTGGCCTTGGCCAACGAAATCGTGGCCTGTTCCGGCAATCCGGCTCTGACATCCTGTATTTCCCGGGCCATCATGCGGACGGCCGCCGGGGAGATCATGGAAATCGCCATGCTCCGCAATCCCGGCGTCACCCGTCAAGAATATATCGAAATCATCACCGGCAAGACGGCCTATCTCATTCAGGCGGCCTGCGAGTTCGGTGTTATCGTTGCGGGCGGGGACGAAGAGGCCCGCAGCCGGGCCCGCCTGTTCGGACTGAATCTGGGCATCGCCTTCCAGCTGGTGGACGACGCCCTGGATTATACATCCGCTGCGGAAACTTCAGGCAAGCCTCTGGGCGGCGATTTGCGCGAGGGCAAATATACTCTGCCTCTGCTGCTTTATCTGGAATCCCTGCCCGCAGCCCGGCGCGGGGTTCTGGTGGAGGAACTGTCCGGCGCCGATCTGCCCGGAACCCGTCAGGACGCCATTGTGGCCGATGTGGCCGGCGGGGGCTTCGCCGAAAAAACCAGACAGGAAGCGGGAATGTATCTGGACCATGCCCGCCGGGCACTGGAGGGTTTTCCGGCGTCTTCGGAAAAGGACATCCTGCTGGCCATGGCTGATTTCGTGCTGATCCGGGAAAAATGA
- a CDS encoding ubiquinone/menaquinone biosynthesis methyltransferase, giving the protein MHPSDHGRRVAALFDGIAGWYDFLNHFLSAGQDVFWRRRLVRHVCRRSAPVVLDLAAGTQDVSREILRQCPEARVLAMDFSRPMLRAGAGKTAALPVQADGRALPLPDTCVDAVTIAFGIRNIVPRADAYREILRVLVPGGRLCILEFGTGRARIWKGLYNFYLSSVLPRIGHFFSRDPGAYQYLADTIRAFPDAGTLCRELLEAGFDRVGCRPLSSGIVYIHVAQKPFVRTL; this is encoded by the coding sequence TTGCACCCGAGTGATCACGGCCGGCGCGTGGCCGCTCTGTTCGACGGCATTGCGGGCTGGTACGACTTCCTGAACCATTTTTTGAGCGCCGGGCAGGATGTGTTCTGGCGGCGGCGGCTAGTTCGCCATGTATGCCGCCGTTCTGCGCCCGTCGTTCTGGATCTGGCGGCGGGCACTCAGGATGTGAGCCGGGAGATTCTCCGCCAGTGCCCTGAGGCCCGCGTGCTGGCCATGGATTTTTCCCGGCCCATGCTCCGCGCCGGGGCGGGGAAGACTGCCGCCCTGCCGGTACAGGCCGACGGCCGCGCCTTGCCCCTGCCCGATACCTGCGTGGATGCCGTGACCATCGCCTTCGGCATCCGCAACATCGTGCCCAGGGCCGATGCCTACCGGGAAATCCTGCGTGTGCTTGTTCCGGGCGGCCGGCTGTGCATCCTTGAATTCGGCACGGGGCGGGCCAGAATCTGGAAAGGGCTCTATAATTTTTATCTGAGTTCGGTGCTGCCGCGCATCGGACATTTTTTTTCCAGGGATCCGGGCGCCTATCAGTATCTGGCGGATACCATCCGCGCTTTCCCCGACGCCGGAACCCTGTGCCGCGAACTGCTGGAAGCCGGCTTCGACCGGGTAGGCTGTCGGCCTTTGAGTTCCGGCATTGTGTACATTCACGTGGCACAGAAACCTTTTGTGAGGACACTATGA